One genomic region from Leptospira inadai serovar Lyme str. 10 encodes:
- the pyk gene encoding pyruvate kinase: protein MKNELVNFRKTKIICTIGPATADKKMILALAEAGMNVARLNMSHGNHEFHRSIIKIIKSLNKDVLKHPIAILLDTQGPEIRTGDLQVDHLDLKVGESFTFHIIPGVESEEQSVFVNYRDIVNDLKIGDRVTVDNGLINLVVEEIQETALKCKVVDGGKLGSRKHINLPGIRVNLPSITQKDQKDILFGLEEDVDFIALSFVRSKEDILQLRKIIEENNGHSAIIAKIEDQEAVRNMVEIVEASDGVMVARGDLGVELPIEELPIIQRAIIRECAVRGKRVIVATHLLESMINNPSPTRAEVTDVANAVYEESDAIMLSGETAAGKFPVRCVEMLHKIAERVEKTPGVGYVSDRIPSNKKEEMAKSAAMLSDSIKSPAIIVITRRGTTALNVASFHPRQPLIYAFTNMTTVRRKLWLTRGVIPYRIDFSSDPEKTIKLAIETLKASGRIKDGDQVVILSDIIAGVDRVETIQVREVK from the coding sequence ATGAAAAACGAACTCGTTAACTTTAGAAAAACAAAAATTATTTGCACGATCGGGCCCGCGACCGCGGATAAAAAAATGATTCTAGCGCTTGCGGAAGCGGGGATGAATGTGGCCCGCCTGAACATGTCGCACGGGAATCACGAGTTCCATAGGTCGATTATTAAAATTATTAAATCTCTAAACAAGGATGTCTTAAAACATCCGATCGCGATCCTGCTGGATACTCAAGGTCCTGAAATTCGAACCGGGGATCTCCAGGTGGATCATTTGGATCTCAAAGTAGGAGAATCCTTCACTTTCCATATCATTCCGGGAGTGGAATCGGAAGAACAATCCGTTTTCGTAAATTATCGGGATATCGTGAACGACTTAAAAATCGGCGATCGAGTTACCGTAGATAACGGTTTGATCAATTTGGTAGTGGAAGAGATCCAAGAGACCGCGTTGAAATGCAAGGTCGTGGACGGCGGTAAGTTGGGTTCTAGAAAACATATCAATCTTCCCGGAATTCGGGTGAATCTGCCTTCCATCACTCAAAAGGATCAGAAAGATATCCTTTTCGGCTTGGAAGAGGACGTGGATTTTATCGCTCTTTCTTTCGTTCGATCCAAGGAGGATATCCTACAGCTTCGCAAGATCATCGAGGAGAACAACGGTCATTCGGCGATTATCGCAAAGATCGAAGATCAGGAAGCGGTTCGGAATATGGTTGAGATCGTCGAGGCTTCCGACGGAGTTATGGTTGCACGAGGCGATCTTGGCGTCGAACTTCCCATCGAGGAACTTCCGATCATCCAACGAGCGATCATCCGGGAATGTGCGGTTCGTGGAAAGCGGGTTATCGTAGCGACACACCTTCTCGAATCCATGATCAATAACCCTTCTCCCACGAGGGCGGAAGTGACCGACGTAGCCAACGCAGTGTATGAGGAATCGGATGCGATCATGCTCTCTGGCGAAACGGCTGCGGGGAAATTTCCGGTTCGATGCGTGGAGATGCTTCATAAAATCGCGGAGAGAGTGGAAAAAACTCCCGGGGTCGGCTATGTCAGCGATCGGATCCCTTCCAATAAAAAAGAAGAGATGGCTAAATCGGCGGCAATGCTCTCCGATTCGATTAAGAGTCCGGCTATTATCGTGATTACTCGTCGAGGGACTACGGCGCTGAATGTGGCCTCGTTCCACCCTAGACAACCTCTGATTTATGCATTTACCAATATGACGACGGTTCGACGCAAGCTTTGGCTGACAAGAGGCGTCATTCCTTATAGAATCGATTTTTCGAGCGATCCGGAAAAGACGATTAAATTGGCGATCGAAACTTTGAAAGCAAGCGGACGAATTAAGGACGGGGACCAGGTCGTGATTCTTTCGGATATTATCGCGGGAGTGGATCGCGTAGAGACCATTCAGGTACGAGAAGTAAAATAA